A genome region from Schlesneria paludicola DSM 18645 includes the following:
- a CDS encoding response regulator yields the protein MLQSISPTTLDFRATSKLFLGLAAALILFAASGLIAYINTNTLNRNAVLIAETHEILLAINDCLSLVKDTETGQRGYLLTGDERYLAPYTLAVANVRSRIDELERLVRDNSEQHRHLLALKSNLEAKLAELDETIQIRRTQGFEAARDIVITDRGKSAMDAIRSEVQEMLFAERQRRGQRIVAMNNAYHVAVVSGVVTCIFGIILSGIVAHLVRKTILSRQLQDWLQNGEINLSRVMMGDQRLERLGENVLRFFAEYLDAHAGVFYANESGGFRRVATYGVPATARIPDRLDTRDGLLGQATRDKRAFLLRDVPAGYLTVGSAFGQSVPRQLLIAPVMSDEAVNGVIELGFMHPVNEPLLQLFDAATGAIGIAVRSANDRAVLQSLLEETQRQAEELQSQGEELRVSNEELEEQSRALKESQSRLELQQAELEQTNSQLEEQAQLLEAQRDDVNRTNVKLQEQTQELEQASQYKSDFLANMSHELRTPLNSSLILAKLLADNPSGNLTSEQIRYAETIQSAGNDLLTLINDILDLSKIEAGHMEIRPEPVRLTHLVEDMRRTFQPVADQKRLSFVLRILPGCAETLHTDRQRLEQILKNLLSNAMKFTEKGEVTFQAGPASGNQIAFSIIDTGIGISTHQQEIVFEAFRQADGNSNRKFGGTGLGLSISRELARRLGGDISLVSQPNRGSTFTVTIPEVYDPQSVPVRQAPVRSRSTESQVAAPIELPSSLPSTLAFPVSEGLASNRVHHLEDDRERLTGDSRVILVVEDDVTFASILYDLAHEVDFQCLIALTAEEGLAIAVQYLPSAVVLDVGLPDHSGLSVLDRLKHDARTRHIPVHVISAGDYAMTAMALGAVGYMLKPVKREELANALQQLEVRLAQRMRRVLVVEDDPVQQESLRMLLGSHDVETIGASSAAECLEQLKIATFDCMVLDLSLPDASGYSLLETLSREDAYAFPPVIVYTGRDLSTDEEQKLRKYSKSIIIKGAKSPERLLDEVTLFLHQVVSELPPEQQRMLEKARSRDAAIEGRRILIVEDDVRNVFALTSILEPRGAQLEIARNGCEALEILARFGESAEQSIDLVLMDIMMPEMDGITATMEIRKNPAWKKLPIIVLTAKAMSDDQERCLAAGASDYMSKPLDVEKLLSLVRVWMPR from the coding sequence ATGTTGCAATCGATCTCGCCCACGACGCTGGATTTTCGAGCGACCTCTAAGCTGTTTCTCGGTCTTGCCGCGGCATTAATACTGTTTGCCGCGAGCGGCTTGATTGCCTACATCAATACTAACACGTTGAATCGCAACGCGGTCTTGATCGCCGAGACGCATGAGATTCTGCTCGCGATCAATGACTGTTTGTCGCTTGTCAAAGATACGGAAACAGGTCAGCGCGGTTACTTGTTGACGGGCGATGAACGGTACCTTGCCCCCTATACACTGGCGGTTGCGAACGTTCGTTCACGGATTGACGAGCTTGAGAGATTGGTTCGAGATAACTCTGAGCAGCACAGGCATCTTCTCGCATTGAAATCCAATCTTGAAGCAAAACTCGCTGAACTCGACGAGACGATTCAAATTCGGCGAACGCAGGGATTCGAAGCGGCACGTGACATTGTCATCACTGATCGCGGCAAAAGCGCGATGGATGCGATCCGTAGCGAAGTTCAGGAAATGCTCTTTGCCGAACGGCAGCGTCGAGGACAGCGAATCGTCGCGATGAACAATGCGTATCATGTCGCGGTGGTCAGTGGTGTCGTGACATGCATATTCGGGATCATTCTGTCTGGCATTGTTGCGCATCTCGTCCGTAAAACGATCCTGTCGCGTCAACTACAAGACTGGCTGCAAAATGGAGAAATCAATCTTAGTCGCGTGATGATGGGTGATCAGAGGCTGGAGCGATTGGGTGAGAATGTACTGCGATTCTTTGCCGAATACCTTGATGCGCATGCGGGCGTGTTTTACGCAAATGAATCAGGTGGTTTTCGCCGAGTCGCGACTTACGGAGTTCCAGCCACGGCGCGGATTCCCGATCGATTAGATACCCGTGACGGTCTGCTTGGCCAGGCGACTCGGGACAAACGGGCATTTCTGCTTCGTGACGTTCCTGCGGGCTATCTGACGGTGGGCTCGGCATTCGGCCAAAGTGTCCCACGGCAGCTGCTCATTGCACCGGTGATGTCCGACGAGGCAGTCAATGGCGTCATTGAACTCGGGTTCATGCATCCTGTTAATGAACCCCTGTTGCAATTATTTGACGCGGCGACTGGGGCAATCGGAATTGCGGTTCGCTCGGCGAATGATCGTGCTGTCTTGCAGAGTCTGCTGGAGGAGACGCAACGACAGGCGGAAGAACTGCAGTCACAAGGCGAAGAACTGCGTGTTTCCAATGAAGAGTTGGAAGAGCAGAGTCGTGCATTGAAGGAATCGCAGTCGCGGCTTGAGCTTCAGCAGGCCGAACTCGAACAGACGAATTCCCAGCTCGAAGAGCAGGCGCAGTTACTCGAGGCCCAGCGGGATGATGTCAATCGCACAAACGTCAAGCTCCAAGAACAAACGCAGGAACTCGAACAGGCCAGTCAGTACAAGTCCGATTTTCTGGCGAATATGTCGCACGAGTTGCGGACCCCGCTCAATTCATCGCTGATCCTGGCGAAGCTATTGGCGGACAATCCCAGCGGGAATCTGACGTCCGAGCAAATTCGCTATGCCGAAACGATTCAATCGGCGGGTAACGATTTGCTGACGTTGATCAACGATATTCTGGACTTATCGAAGATCGAAGCCGGTCACATGGAGATTCGACCGGAACCGGTCAGATTGACCCATTTGGTCGAGGATATGCGGCGAACGTTCCAGCCTGTTGCCGATCAGAAGCGACTGAGTTTTGTGCTTCGTATTCTGCCGGGGTGCGCGGAAACCCTTCACACTGATCGACAACGACTCGAACAAATTCTCAAGAATCTGCTTTCGAATGCGATGAAGTTCACCGAAAAGGGGGAAGTCACGTTCCAGGCAGGCCCGGCTTCAGGCAACCAGATCGCGTTTTCGATCATTGATACGGGAATCGGCATATCGACGCACCAACAAGAAATTGTATTTGAAGCGTTCCGCCAGGCCGACGGAAACTCAAATCGAAAATTTGGAGGAACGGGGCTTGGGCTGTCGATTTCACGGGAACTTGCCAGACGACTCGGCGGCGACATTTCGTTGGTCAGCCAGCCGAATCGGGGAAGCACATTTACCGTTACGATACCCGAAGTGTATGACCCACAATCGGTGCCGGTTCGGCAAGCTCCGGTTCGTTCGCGATCGACAGAATCGCAAGTGGCGGCGCCGATCGAATTGCCGAGCTCGCTTCCATCCACTCTCGCATTCCCGGTGAGTGAGGGTTTGGCATCAAATCGAGTTCATCACCTCGAAGACGATCGTGAGCGATTAACGGGGGATAGCCGAGTCATTCTGGTGGTCGAGGACGACGTCACCTTTGCCAGCATTCTGTATGATCTGGCTCATGAAGTTGACTTTCAGTGTCTGATCGCGTTGACGGCCGAAGAAGGGTTGGCAATTGCGGTTCAGTATCTGCCAAGTGCGGTCGTGCTGGATGTAGGGTTGCCGGATCATTCTGGCCTGTCCGTACTCGATCGATTGAAGCATGACGCACGGACGCGGCACATTCCGGTGCATGTGATCTCGGCAGGTGATTATGCGATGACGGCGATGGCGCTGGGGGCCGTCGGATATATGTTGAAGCCTGTGAAACGCGAGGAGTTGGCGAACGCGCTTCAGCAATTGGAAGTACGGTTGGCGCAACGCATGCGACGCGTGCTTGTCGTGGAAGATGATCCGGTGCAGCAGGAAAGCTTGCGGATGCTGTTGGGGTCGCACGATGTCGAGACAATTGGTGCATCGAGTGCCGCCGAGTGTCTAGAGCAATTGAAGATTGCGACGTTCGACTGCATGGTACTCGATCTGTCGCTACCCGATGCGTCAGGGTATTCCCTGCTGGAGACGCTGAGTCGTGAAGATGCGTATGCGTTTCCACCGGTGATTGTCTATACAGGGCGAGATCTCTCGACGGACGAAGAGCAAAAGTTACGGAAGTATTCGAAATCGATCATCATCAAGGGGGCGAAGTCGCCGGAGCGGCTTCTGGACGAAGTGACACTGTTCTTGCATCAGGTGGTTTCTGAGTTGCCACCTGAGCAGCAGCGAATGTTAGAAAAAGCGCGCAGTCGCGATGCGGCGATTGAAGGGCGTCGAATTTTGATTGTCGAGGACGACGTCCGAAATGTGTTTGCATTAACCAGCATTCTCGAGCCTCGCGGAGCGCAGCTTGAAATCGCGAGAAACGGATGCGAGGCCCTTGAGATACTGGCACGCTTTGGCGAGTCTGCCGAGCAATCGATTGATCTAGTACTGATGGATATCATGATGCCGGAAATGGATGGAATCACGGCGACGATGGAAATCCGTAAAAATCCCGCCTGGAAAAAGCTTCCGATCATCGTCTTAACGGCGAAAGCGATGAGCGACGACCAAGAGCGGTGCCTGGCAGCGGGGGCCAGTGACTATATGTCCAAACCACTGGATGTCGAAAAGCTGCTTTCGCTCGTTCGTGTCTGGATGCCCCGGTGA
- a CDS encoding DUF6797 domain-containing protein: MMKRAWIGLLAICLVLNSHSRLFAADADANGLFARKNLVAWCIVPFDSKKRGPEERAAMLEKLGFTQFAYDYRAEHIPTFDAELDALKRHHIELSAWWFPTVFNDEAKMTLAVFKKHHVTPQLWVTGGGEPTKSEPEQQQRVKAEAARIRPIAEAAAAVGCKVALYNHGGWFGEPENQIAIIQELKLPNVGIVYNLHHGHDHLERFPELLKKMQPYLLTLNLNGMVKAGDRQGQKILQLGQGDFDLALLKTIKSSGFEGPIGILGHTDDDAEERLHDNLDGLDWLLPQLQGVAAGPKPKMRTPVPAGQNAAAVQPRANLTHVVDGKFGKALDGKAGGAYIAGRDDFHQFPLTIECWTKLTESAPYNILVSNELKSSGTHWELFSMAGSGRLTSYTPGFAPEHCHTTTPICDGKWHHVAMILEVDRVRLYADGHLVADQKHQRTEMKTINGNLAIASLVDQQIGCTGLVDEVRISRGIRPPTAVMEKVYTVDESTLGLWHLDELVNQKQFDDALKLSPALISMNVTSADASAGRPKIEGHWGEDALGFRWTEADSRDDRLGQMDTGPFFSGSITGAGGTVYKGVVVRVGENRTASICYDTELIRASAGWTGFLKFDPARFGIIVPPQVAGDVAFTTPRLGGWTRTDEFSKFRESSEYGGLPKEEAHYEGLYRHANRVTLKFAIGSITSGLPTEILESPWLEENHGASALSRTIQVGPSSTPLSLLVAEAGARIRLIADHEVASLRPGPANSQIVVVPAHAKPITFKLLFAAAGANDAAFNRLASESPKPEDLSQLLKPGSTIWGEPLVTQGEVSSSPAALTIDTITLPFENRFKALMFCGGHDFLPDGRAFVCTLHGDVWLVDGIDDTLQKITWRRFATGLFQPLGVKLVPRQNSDRSTSKQFDLYVVGRDQISRLHDINGDGEADFYENFNNDAYVSLNGHEYVTCLETDRAGNFYYIKGNCNSATPHDGSLLQVSPDGTKLSVYATGFRNSNGIGIGPNDEITVAPQEGEWTPASAVFAVRQGGFYGGMMSHHKPTPPTDFEHPFCWFPRLADNSGGGQVWVPANHWGPLGGQLLHLSYGQCKLMILAREPLPYDLEPDGTVTSRLALHRSPQITMNGVTTDLPLSFGSGIHRGRFNHHDGHLYLTGLKGWVTSAVNDGCFQRVRYQNQPVDALIAMKTYRNGIALTFSRPLKAEDVTDIDNYQLEAWNIHWSAEYGSPDLKPSAPGQVGRDPVEPKSVTLLDDHRTVFLELPDLKPVDQMGITYSFHSADGAPLEQTAYLTLNGVSDETMPEEKLHRSRQDIERAELLSRLAPGIRVTAPFLKSTLQRRMVAWSDLTPNQPNQVIQAEGYLKVPATGDYRFLASVAGHAELRLLGKTYPLGDQAVTVRLRKGMTPIAIQHSCSTSQPHFRLMWESDRFPRESIPATLLFHERTTEETPRVIATAASGELLFARLKCAQCHLDSASASAFVQTAADVERLRQAPSLIGIGTRVTPEWLAAWLRNPGHVRPGATMPALIAEHDDAAVADLVAYLSSLRTTERSNESSPAAPSDSNSAVLTGEQRFERLGCIACHTFTPAEDNPDWHRMSLQFINHKYQPGQLEQFLRAPQQHHVGGHMPNFHLTSEESQSLAAHLTATAKGVIETIQPANPGDAERGKKRFAELRCDRCHQASETGQLATADVRSPFKGAGSMGCLSEASTSSGKIPHYSLTNAERDALLAYVKSPRDASKSDNKAGTATRSSELSTRDLFVSLRCVACHARDESSAAWPEIVAEEGSGKMPETVPQLTWVGEKLQGPWIAAQIKGELRQKTRPWIKARMPSFPVYADLIAHAMASEHGVDFAEPVPTNLDPDRIETGRRLTLRDGGLDCRQCHGVGKERPQGDVATQIALGINFAMTHERVRPEFVLRQLLDPPRYDVGSRMPRFAPDLKTTAARHIDQGDAKKQFEAIKQFLWSIQSED, encoded by the coding sequence ATGATGAAGCGCGCTTGGATTGGGTTATTGGCCATCTGTCTGGTTTTGAACTCGCATTCACGACTGTTTGCCGCTGATGCTGATGCGAACGGACTCTTCGCCAGGAAGAACCTCGTTGCCTGGTGCATCGTTCCCTTTGATTCCAAGAAACGCGGTCCCGAAGAACGCGCCGCGATGCTCGAAAAACTCGGCTTCACCCAGTTTGCATACGACTACCGGGCAGAGCACATTCCGACCTTCGACGCCGAACTCGACGCTCTTAAACGTCATCATATCGAATTGTCCGCCTGGTGGTTTCCGACGGTTTTCAATGACGAAGCCAAGATGACGCTGGCGGTCTTCAAAAAGCATCACGTGACCCCGCAGCTTTGGGTTACGGGTGGCGGTGAACCCACCAAGTCAGAACCAGAGCAACAGCAGCGAGTAAAGGCCGAAGCAGCTCGCATCCGTCCGATTGCCGAAGCCGCGGCCGCCGTCGGATGCAAGGTGGCACTTTACAACCACGGTGGCTGGTTCGGAGAACCCGAAAATCAGATTGCCATCATCCAGGAACTGAAGCTGCCCAACGTCGGCATCGTCTACAATCTGCACCACGGACACGATCATCTTGAGCGATTTCCAGAACTGCTCAAGAAAATGCAGCCGTACCTCCTCACTCTCAACTTGAATGGAATGGTCAAGGCGGGCGACCGACAAGGCCAGAAGATTCTTCAACTTGGACAAGGCGACTTTGACCTTGCACTGCTGAAGACCATCAAGAGCAGCGGCTTTGAGGGCCCCATCGGCATTCTCGGCCATACCGACGACGACGCCGAGGAACGGCTGCACGACAATCTCGATGGACTTGACTGGCTGCTGCCACAACTCCAGGGCGTCGCAGCGGGCCCCAAGCCGAAAATGCGCACTCCGGTTCCCGCCGGACAGAATGCGGCGGCTGTTCAACCAAGAGCAAATCTGACCCATGTCGTTGATGGCAAGTTTGGCAAAGCCCTGGATGGAAAAGCGGGCGGGGCGTATATCGCTGGCCGCGACGATTTTCATCAATTTCCCCTGACGATCGAGTGCTGGACAAAGCTGACGGAGTCCGCCCCATACAACATCCTCGTCTCCAACGAACTCAAATCGTCGGGAACGCACTGGGAGTTGTTCTCAATGGCCGGATCAGGCCGCTTGACGTCCTACACACCTGGCTTCGCTCCCGAGCATTGTCACACCACCACGCCCATCTGCGATGGCAAGTGGCACCATGTCGCGATGATCCTTGAAGTCGATCGTGTTCGACTCTATGCCGATGGACATCTGGTCGCAGACCAGAAGCACCAGCGGACGGAAATGAAAACAATCAACGGCAATCTCGCCATTGCAAGTCTGGTGGATCAGCAGATCGGATGCACAGGACTCGTCGATGAAGTGCGAATCTCACGCGGTATTCGTCCACCGACGGCTGTCATGGAAAAGGTCTATACAGTCGACGAGTCCACGCTGGGACTCTGGCACCTCGACGAACTCGTCAATCAGAAGCAATTCGACGATGCGCTCAAGCTCAGCCCCGCGTTGATTAGCATGAACGTGACGTCCGCTGACGCTTCGGCGGGGCGTCCGAAAATCGAAGGGCACTGGGGTGAAGACGCGTTAGGCTTTCGCTGGACAGAAGCAGACTCGCGCGATGATCGGCTTGGGCAGATGGATACTGGGCCGTTCTTTAGCGGCTCGATTACGGGTGCCGGTGGAACCGTCTACAAGGGCGTCGTTGTCCGTGTTGGCGAGAACCGAACGGCGTCCATCTGCTACGACACCGAATTGATTCGGGCATCGGCAGGCTGGACAGGATTTCTCAAGTTTGACCCCGCCCGCTTTGGGATTATTGTCCCCCCGCAAGTCGCCGGCGATGTTGCCTTCACGACGCCGCGCCTCGGCGGATGGACACGAACCGACGAGTTCTCGAAATTCCGAGAATCAAGCGAATACGGGGGTTTGCCCAAAGAAGAAGCGCACTACGAAGGGCTTTATCGTCATGCCAATCGCGTCACGCTGAAGTTCGCGATTGGATCGATAACGTCCGGATTACCCACCGAGATCCTGGAATCACCTTGGCTGGAAGAAAATCACGGTGCATCGGCCCTCAGCCGTACCATTCAAGTGGGGCCGTCCTCAACGCCATTGTCGCTGCTCGTCGCAGAAGCGGGCGCGCGCATCCGGCTCATTGCCGACCACGAGGTTGCATCACTTCGTCCAGGGCCAGCTAATTCACAGATTGTTGTCGTACCGGCACACGCGAAACCAATCACGTTCAAATTGCTCTTCGCCGCCGCAGGTGCAAACGACGCTGCATTTAACAGGCTGGCAAGCGAATCTCCGAAGCCTGAAGATTTGTCTCAACTCCTGAAGCCTGGCTCCACCATTTGGGGTGAGCCGCTCGTGACGCAAGGGGAGGTCTCCAGCAGTCCGGCCGCTCTGACCATCGATACGATCACACTTCCATTTGAGAATCGATTTAAAGCACTCATGTTTTGCGGCGGGCACGATTTCTTGCCCGATGGACGCGCCTTTGTTTGTACGTTGCATGGCGATGTCTGGCTGGTTGACGGGATCGATGACACTTTGCAGAAGATCACCTGGCGCCGATTTGCCACAGGCCTATTCCAGCCGCTCGGCGTGAAGCTTGTCCCACGTCAGAACAGCGATCGTTCAACCTCCAAGCAATTCGATCTCTATGTCGTTGGACGCGATCAGATTTCGCGGCTGCATGACATTAATGGCGACGGTGAGGCCGACTTCTACGAAAACTTTAATAACGACGCCTACGTCTCGTTGAACGGACACGAATACGTCACCTGCCTCGAAACAGATCGCGCAGGAAACTTCTACTACATCAAGGGCAACTGCAATTCCGCGACTCCGCACGATGGCAGTCTGTTGCAGGTATCACCAGACGGAACGAAGCTGTCGGTGTACGCGACCGGATTTCGAAACTCAAACGGAATCGGGATCGGTCCGAATGATGAGATCACCGTCGCGCCACAAGAAGGCGAATGGACGCCGGCCTCGGCGGTGTTCGCGGTGCGGCAAGGTGGCTTTTACGGCGGGATGATGTCGCATCACAAGCCAACGCCACCAACGGATTTCGAACATCCATTCTGCTGGTTTCCGCGTCTGGCCGACAATAGCGGTGGTGGACAAGTCTGGGTCCCGGCGAATCATTGGGGCCCCTTGGGGGGCCAGCTTCTGCACCTGTCCTATGGACAGTGTAAGCTCATGATCCTCGCTCGGGAGCCACTGCCTTATGACCTGGAACCAGATGGAACAGTGACGTCGCGCCTCGCACTCCATCGATCCCCGCAAATCACCATGAACGGGGTGACAACCGACTTGCCGCTGTCCTTTGGCTCAGGCATTCATCGCGGTCGTTTTAATCACCACGATGGCCACCTCTATTTGACAGGACTTAAAGGCTGGGTGACCAGTGCCGTCAACGATGGCTGCTTCCAACGCGTTCGCTACCAGAATCAGCCCGTCGATGCACTTATTGCAATGAAAACGTATCGAAATGGCATCGCGCTCACGTTCTCGCGGCCACTGAAAGCCGAAGACGTGACCGATATCGACAACTACCAGTTGGAAGCATGGAATATCCACTGGTCCGCGGAATATGGGTCTCCCGACCTCAAGCCGTCGGCCCCCGGCCAAGTGGGACGCGATCCCGTCGAGCCGAAATCAGTCACATTGCTGGATGATCATCGCACCGTATTCCTCGAGCTCCCGGACCTGAAGCCGGTGGATCAAATGGGCATCACCTATTCGTTTCATTCCGCAGACGGCGCGCCGCTCGAGCAAACGGCTTACTTGACATTAAACGGAGTGTCGGACGAGACGATGCCTGAAGAAAAGCTGCATCGTTCGCGACAAGACATTGAACGAGCAGAACTCTTGTCACGGCTCGCCCCAGGCATCCGTGTGACGGCACCATTTCTGAAGTCAACGCTCCAGCGCCGTATGGTCGCGTGGTCGGACCTGACTCCCAATCAGCCGAATCAGGTCATCCAGGCAGAAGGCTATTTGAAAGTTCCAGCGACGGGCGACTATCGCTTCCTTGCCAGTGTCGCGGGCCATGCAGAATTGCGTCTGCTGGGAAAGACTTACCCGCTCGGCGACCAAGCCGTTACCGTGAGGCTGCGAAAGGGAATGACCCCCATCGCGATCCAGCATTCGTGCTCCACATCACAGCCTCACTTTCGGCTGATGTGGGAGTCGGATCGCTTCCCGCGCGAATCGATTCCGGCCACCCTTCTATTTCACGAACGAACAACTGAGGAAACACCGAGGGTAATCGCGACGGCAGCTTCTGGCGAGTTGCTGTTTGCAAGACTCAAGTGCGCTCAGTGCCATCTCGATTCCGCATCCGCATCCGCGTTCGTGCAGACGGCCGCGGACGTCGAGCGGCTGCGGCAAGCTCCATCACTCATCGGTATCGGGACAAGAGTCACACCGGAATGGTTAGCGGCCTGGTTACGCAATCCAGGGCATGTTCGCCCTGGGGCAACGATGCCCGCGTTGATCGCGGAACACGATGATGCGGCAGTTGCCGATCTGGTCGCGTATCTCAGCTCGTTGCGCACCACAGAACGCTCGAACGAATCATCGCCAGCCGCCCCCTCTGACTCGAATAGTGCGGTTCTCACGGGTGAACAACGCTTCGAACGCTTGGGTTGTATTGCCTGCCACACGTTCACACCTGCCGAAGACAATCCGGACTGGCATCGTATGTCGTTGCAATTCATCAATCACAAGTATCAGCCGGGTCAGCTTGAACAATTCCTGCGCGCGCCGCAGCAACATCATGTGGGAGGCCACATGCCAAACTTCCATCTCACTTCGGAAGAGTCTCAGTCACTCGCAGCACACCTCACCGCGACTGCAAAAGGCGTCATCGAGACAATTCAACCGGCCAATCCAGGTGACGCGGAGCGAGGTAAAAAGCGATTCGCCGAACTTCGTTGCGATCGATGCCACCAGGCATCAGAGACAGGACAACTTGCGACCGCCGACGTACGCTCACCGTTCAAAGGCGCTGGCTCCATGGGGTGTCTGTCCGAAGCGTCAACGTCATCGGGAAAGATCCCCCACTACTCACTGACCAATGCCGAGCGAGACGCACTCCTCGCCTATGTGAAGTCACCACGTGACGCATCGAAATCGGACAACAAAGCCGGAACGGCCACGCGATCAAGCGAGCTATCGACACGTGACTTGTTCGTATCATTGCGATGCGTGGCCTGTCATGCCCGCGATGAATCATCAGCCGCCTGGCCGGAAATTGTCGCCGAAGAAGGTTCCGGAAAAATGCCAGAAACGGTTCCTCAATTGACCTGGGTCGGCGAAAAATTGCAGGGGCCCTGGATTGCCGCTCAGATCAAGGGTGAACTGAGACAAAAGACGCGGCCATGGATCAAAGCGCGCATGCCGAGCTTCCCGGTCTATGCCGATCTGATCGCCCATGCGATGGCAAGTGAACATGGAGTCGACTTCGCCGAACCTGTGCCGACCAATCTTGATCCCGATCGAATCGAAACAGGACGTCGATTGACTCTTCGTGACGGGGGACTCGACTGCCGTCAGTGCCATGGCGTCGGTAAGGAACGCCCTCAAGGAGACGTCGCGACCCAGATCGCGTTGGGCATCAACTTTGCCATGACGCATGAACGCGTGCGGCCCGAGTTTGTGCTGCGACAGTTACTTGATCCACCGCGTTATGACGTTGGTTCAAGAATGCCGAGGTTCGCGCCGGACCTAAAAACCACTGCCGCACGGCATATCGACCAAGGAGACGCCAAGAAGCAGTTCGAGGCGATCAAGCAGTTCCTTTGGTCAATTCAGTCAGAAGACTGA